The DNA sequence GTGGACGAGGAGGTCACGCAGGTCATCGAGAGCGCGGTCGCGCAGGTCCCCAACGTCACCTCGATCAGCTCGACGAGCAGCACGGGGAGCAGCCGCGTCACCCTCCAACTGGAGGACGGCACCGATCAGAACGCCACCGCCAACCAGGTCGCCTCGCTGGTGTCGGGGGCCACCCGGCAGCTTCCGGACGACGCGGGCAGCCCCAGCGTGCGGACCTTCAACCCGAACGCGCAGGCGATCCTCGAATTCGGGGTCTCGGGCGGCACGGCGAGTCAGGCCGACGTGTACGACTACGTGGAAGACCAGCTCGTCCCCAGCCTCCAGCGGGTCGAGGGCGTGGCGGACGTGGAACTCAGCGGCGGGTCGCAGCGGGAGATCGAGGTGCTGCTCGACCCCAACAAGCTCGCCGCCTACGGCCTGAACCCGCAGAGCGTGTCCTCGGCGATCAGCGGCAGCAACGTCCGCTCCTCCATCGGCACGGTCACGCGCGAGGGCAACACCCTGAACTACACGACGAACGCGCGGCTGACCAGCCTCGAAGACATCTCCAACGTGATTCTGGATGCGGACAGGGGCGTGCGCGTCGCCGACGTGGCGGGCGTGCGGGACGCCACCGCCACCACCGGGGTCACCCGCGTGAACGGCCTGCCCGTGGTGCTCGTCTCCATCCAGCAGACCTCGGGAAGCAACGCCGTCGCCGTCGTGGACGGGGTGAGGGCCCTCATCTCGGGGACCACCCTGCCCGCCGGGTACGCGGTCACCTTCAGCAACGACACCACCGGCCCGATCCGGTCGAGCATCGAGTCCACCACCCACGAGCTGTGGGTCACGGGGCTCGTGGTGGCCGTCGTCACGCTGCTCTTCCTGGGGCGGCTGAACACCGCCTTCACGGTGATCCTCGCCATCCCGATCTCGCTCGCCGCCGCGCCGATCCTCTACAGCCTGCTGGGCTTCACCTTCAACCAGGTCTCGCTGCTCGCATTGATCGTCGCCATCGGCATCGTGGTGGACGACTCCATCGTGGTCGCCGAGAACGTCGAGCGGTACCGGGCGATGGGTTTTGACCGCGTTCAGTCGGTGCTGCGCGGGGCGTCGGAGGTCTTCAGCGCGGTCGCGGCGGCCTCCCTCTCGCTGCTCGCCGTGCTGATCCCGGTGAGCTTCCTGGGCGGCATCATCGGCGAGTACGTGCGGCAGTTCGCGCTGGGGCTCGCGGCGGCGGTGCTGCTCTCGTGGCTGGAGGCGCTGCTCTTTCTCACCGTGCGCATGGCGTACACGCCCGACGCCGAGCCGCTGGGCTGGCGGGACGTGCCGCGCGCCTTTGCCCGGCTGCCGCAGGCCGTGCGCTGGGGCCTCGCCTCGGTGCGGACGTGGTGGTTCTGGGTGCTCGCCGCCGGGCTCGCCGCTCTGATCTGGACCCGGGTGGAGAACCGGCTGCTGCTGCTCGGCCTGCTGCTCCTGCCCGTGGCGCTGATGGTGGTGCGCTACCTCTGGGGCCTCCTGCTCGCCGTGCTGGAGGCGCTGACGACCACCCTGCACGGCGTCACCGACCGGGGGCTCTCGTTCGTGCGGGAAGGCTACGCGCGCAGCCTGGACGGCGCCCTGCGCAACAGCGTCGGCGTGCTGCTGATCGCCGCCGCGTTCCTCGTCGCCACCGTGCTGCTCGTCGTGCCGCGCATGAACTTCACGTTCACCCCAAGCACCGACTCGGGCACCCTGCGCGCGGGGCTGCGGCTGCCGAGCGGCCTGTCGCTGAACACCCGCAACGAACTCGTGAGCCGCATGGAAAGCTACTTCCTCTCCCGGCCCGAGGTGCAGACGGTGCAGGCGTCGGTGACCTCGAACGGCACCAACCTCAACATCACCCTCAAGGACAAGGAGGAGCGTGAGGGCAGCGCCGCCCTGACCTCCACCTACCAGCAGGCGCTGAGGGGCATGTTCAGCGACTATCCCGAGGTGCGGGCGAACATCTTCAGCGGGGGCGGCTTCCGGGGGCAGGGCAATTCCCAAAGCCTGACCCTGGTGGCGAGCAACTACGACCTGCTCAAGCGCCGGGCGGCCACCGCCGTGAACGTCATCGAGGGGAACCCGAACGTCTTGAGCGCGAGCAGCAGCCTCGACAACACGACGCTGGAAAACCAGTTCGTGCCCAATCCCAGCCTGCTCGCCCAGGCGGGGCTGACGGCGAGCACGGTCGCCCAGTCGCTCGCCACCTACGGCAGCGGCAGCAGCGGCGGCAACGTGGAGATCGGCGGGGTGACGTACCCCGTCACCGTGGGGCTCGATCCCCAGTACCTTCAGGACGACCAGTCGCTGCTGTCGCTGCCGATCTCCAGCCCGTCCCTAGGGGGCAGCGTGACGGTCGGCCAGCTCGGCGGCATCGTGCAGGCGAGCACCCCGACGAGCGTGCAGCGCACCAACCGCCTCTACAGCCTGGACCTCTCGGTCGAGCCCGATCCGGCGAGCGGGCTGACGAACGCCCAGCTTCAGACGCAGCTCGTCACGTCGCTGACCCAGGCGGGCGTGATCGACAACCTCGTGTCGGTGGGCACGGCCGACAGCAACAGCGCCTTCGCGCTCGGCAACCGGATCGGGGCGCTCGGCCTCCAGGCCTTCGCCATCTCGATGCTGCTCGTGTACCTCGTGATGGGCGCGCAGTTCAACTCGTTCCGCTATCCGCTCTACCTGCTGCTGCCGGTGCCCTTCGCGGTCGCCGGGGCCTACTGGATGATCTTCCTCGTGGGCGGCACGCTCGACATCTTCGGGGTGCTGGGCTTCCTGCTCCTCATCGGCCTGTCGGCCAAGAACGCGATCATCTACCTGGAG is a window from the Deinococcus aestuarii genome containing:
- a CDS encoding efflux RND transporter permease subunit, which translates into the protein MIRNVGRKVFDRVNPIVGFSVARYVFAIGIFVGIVVFGVVSMRSLGVDLLPSVNIPVVNVSTSYPGASPTSVDEEVTQVIESAVAQVPNVTSISSTSSTGSSRVTLQLEDGTDQNATANQVASLVSGATRQLPDDAGSPSVRTFNPNAQAILEFGVSGGTASQADVYDYVEDQLVPSLQRVEGVADVELSGGSQREIEVLLDPNKLAAYGLNPQSVSSAISGSNVRSSIGTVTREGNTLNYTTNARLTSLEDISNVILDADRGVRVADVAGVRDATATTGVTRVNGLPVVLVSIQQTSGSNAVAVVDGVRALISGTTLPAGYAVTFSNDTTGPIRSSIESTTHELWVTGLVVAVVTLLFLGRLNTAFTVILAIPISLAAAPILYSLLGFTFNQVSLLALIVAIGIVVDDSIVVAENVERYRAMGFDRVQSVLRGASEVFSAVAAASLSLLAVLIPVSFLGGIIGEYVRQFALGLAAAVLLSWLEALLFLTVRMAYTPDAEPLGWRDVPRAFARLPQAVRWGLASVRTWWFWVLAAGLAALIWTRVENRLLLLGLLLLPVALMVVRYLWGLLLAVLEALTTTLHGVTDRGLSFVREGYARSLDGALRNSVGVLLIAAAFLVATVLLVVPRMNFTFTPSTDSGTLRAGLRLPSGLSLNTRNELVSRMESYFLSRPEVQTVQASVTSNGTNLNITLKDKEEREGSAALTSTYQQALRGMFSDYPEVRANIFSGGGFRGQGNSQSLTLVASNYDLLKRRAATAVNVIEGNPNVLSASSSLDNTTLENQFVPNPSLLAQAGLTASTVAQSLATYGSGSSGGNVEIGGVTYPVTVGLDPQYLQDDQSLLSLPISSPSLGGSVTVGQLGGIVQASTPTSVQRTNRLYSLDLSVEPDPASGLTNAQLQTQLVTSLTQAGVIDNLVSVGTADSNSAFALGNRIGALGLQAFAISMLLVYLVMGAQFNSFRYPLYLLLPVPFAVAGAYWMIFLVGGTLDIFGVLGFLLLIGLSAKNAIIYLEFVVEQMQERPLREALIEASRLRFRPIIMTTLTILVISIPLLLNTGGASEFGKSLSIIIVGGISVSALMTFYVVPAAFYLFERGRAAKGQPAPREVEAEVPAPRPTLAPGASPAPGA